Below is a window of Thermodesulfomicrobium sp. WS DNA.
GTCCTTGGGGGTGGCGCCGGCGGGGACATGGATGTGGACGTCATGGGTCTCGAAGAAATCGTCCGCAAGTCCCAGGTCTTTGGCCCGGGCCCGGGCCACACTGAGCGCCGCCTGGGCGCTTTCTTTCATGACATCGCCCAGCTTGCCAGTGAGGATGAGTTTGCCCTTGCCCGGAAGCAGGGTGCACTCGATGTGCAGCACCTCGCCGCCGTAGGGAGTCCACGCCAAACCTAAGGCCACGCCCACGGGCAGGTTCGCTTCTCGTTCCTCCTCCAGGAATTTGGGCTGCCCGAGAAGTTTAGGGAGCCTGGCCACCGTCACCCGGAAGGGCGGCGTCTGCCCTTCGGCCACCTTGCGGGCGTATTTGCGGCACACAGCCCCGATTTCCCGCTCCAGGTTCCGCAGCCCCGCCTCACGGGTGTATTCCCGGATGATGCGTATCATGACCGGGTCGGGGATGAGGACGTCCCCCTTCTGGAGCCCGTTTTCCTTCAGCTGTCGTTCCAGGATGTAGCGCTGGGCAATGGCGACCTTCTCCTGCTCCGTGTAGCCCGGGATGCGGATGACCTCCATGCGGTCCAAGAGGGCCGAGGGGATGGTGTCCAGCATGTTGGCGGTGCAGATGAACATTACCTTGGAGAGGTCGTAGGGCACGCCCAGGTAGTGGTCGGTAAAGGCGTTGTTCTGCTCCGGGTCGAGGACCTCCAGCAGGGCCGAGGACGGGTCGCCGCGGAAATCGGTGCCCAGTTTGTCGATCTCGTCGAGCATGATCACCGGATTGATGGTACCGGCGTCCTTCATGGCCTGGAGGATGCGGCCGGGCATGGCGCCGATGTAGGTGCGCCGATGGCCGCGGATTTCCGCCTCGTCCCGCATGCCGCCCAAGGACATGCGGACGAACTTGCGCCCCAAGGCCCGGGCAATGGAGCGGCCCAGCGAGGTCTTGCCCACTCCGGGCGGGCCGACGAAGCAGAGGATGGGGCCTTTCATGTGCGGGTTGAGTTTGCGCACCGCCAGGTATTCGAGGATCCGCTCTTTCACCTTGTGGAGGTCGTAATGGTCTTCGTCCAGGATGGCTGCGGCCTCGGCGATGTCGATGCGGTCCTTGGAGGCCTTTTTCCAGGGCAGATCCAGGATCCAGTCCAAATAGGTGCGGACGATGGTGGCCTCGGAGGAGTCGGGGTGCATGTTCTCCAGCCGCGAGAGCTGCTTGTCCGCTTCCTTTTTCACCTTCTTGGGCAGTCCCGCCTTGGCGAGCGCTTGGCGCAACTCCTCGATTTCGTCGTTTTCTCCGCCGGAATCCCCGAGCTCCTTGCGGATGGCCTTGAGTTGTTCGCGCAGGAAGTAGTCCCGCTGCGCCTTGTCCATGCCTTCTTTGGCCATGGACTGGATCTTGGCCTGCAAGGTAGCCACTTCCACCTCGCGGGTGAGCTCTTGGTTGACCAGGCGCAGCCGTTCCAGGGGGTCCTGGCATTCCAGGATGCGCTGGGCGTTTGCGGTCTTCATGCGCAAATTGGCGGCCACCAAGTCCGCCAGCCGGCCGGGATCGGGCACGTTGTGGAGGAGCTGCAGCATCTCCGTGGCGTCGATGCCGCGCAGCTGTAAAATCCGTTCGGTCTGTTCGCGCACCGTGCGCAGCAAGGCCTCTTGTTCCGGGCCGCCGTCCAGGGCCGCAGGCTCTTCCCAGGGCTCGATTTCCACCAAGTCATAGGGGTCGGTTTGGAGGAACCTTTTGATGCGCGCCCGGCTCACCCCTTGGACCAGGACCTTGAGGCGGCCGTCGGGCATCTTGAGCATGCGCATGATCATGGCCACGGTGCCTACGGTGTAGAGGTCGTCCGGCCCGGGCTCGTCGGTGTCTTCGTCTTTCTGGGTGCAGATGAGGATGTAGCGGCCTGCGGACAAGGCGGCATCCACGGCGAGCACGCTTTTTTCCCGGCCCACGAAAAGCGGCAGGATCATGAAGTTGAAGACCACCACGTCGCGCACGGCCAAAAGCGGCATGGTGGTGGGGAGCTCATTTTCCGGGGTGTCCTTTTTTTCGGTTTCTGGGGTTTCTGGGATATGGATTTCACTCATGATGGACTCCTCGTAGGAAAAAGGAGGGTTTTGGGCGCAAGGACCCTGATTCAGGGGCTTGATATAAGCGTTCTTGCGCCTGAGGCAAGAAAAAAAAGCCAAATTTTGCCGGCTAGAGCTGCCCGTTGGCGTGAAAGCTGTAAAAATCCGGGTTGCCGACGATGATGTGGTCCAGCAAGCGGAGTCCCAAATCCGCGCAGATGCGGCCCAGACGCTCGGTGAGGTCGTGGTCTGCCGGGGAAGGTGTGGGATCGCCGCTGGGGTGGTTGTGCACCACGATGATGCCGCTGGCGTGGTGGCGCAAGGCGAGTTCGGCGATCTCGCGGGGGTAGGCCGCGGTCTGGTCGATGGTGCCCTGGGCGATGCGGGCAAGGTGCTGGAAGCGGTTTTTGGTGTTGAGGAAAAGCGCCCAAAACTCTTCCTTGGGTCGCAAGGCCAGGCGGGCACGCAGAAATCCCGCCACCTGCTCCGGGCTGGTGAACTGCTCCTTGCGGGCTACGGGTTCGGCCTCGGCGCGGGCCAAGAGTTCCTGGAAGGTGCACCACAGGGCGTGGACCGCGGGGCCGAGGCCGGGGGTTTGTGCCACCTGGTCGGGGGGCGCGAAGAGTATCCCGCGCACGGACCCAAAGCGGGCGAGCAATTCCTTGGCCATGGGTTTGGTGTCCCGGCGGGGCAGGGCAAAGGTGAGCAGCATCTCCACGAGTTCGTAATCGAGGAGTCCCTGGGGGTCGCGCAGTAAGCGTTGGCGCAGACGGGCGCGGTGGCCGGCGTGGTCGTGGCTCATGGCTGGGAGGTGGCGTCGAGGAGGTGTTCTAGGGCTTGGGCCGGTCGCAGCCGACCGCTTTTGATGGCGGTCTCGGCCTCGGCCACGCGCAGGAAGAGGCGGGCCGTGCCGGAAGGCCCCAGGCGTTGGGCCAGGGCCTGTTTGGCCTTGAGGACCGCGGCGGGCAGTCGCACCCCAGGGTCTTCGCCGCGGGTAAGCAGCCAGAGGATGCGGGCTTCACGGCGCACCAGGGCGAGCACGCCGAAGGTGGCCTCGCCGCTGGCCATTTGCGGGTCGTGGCGGAGCTGCCGCCAAAGTTCTTCGGCCCTGGCGGGATTGAGGGCGGCCTGCATGAGGGCGAAGACGTCCCAGGTGGGAGCGCCGGTGAGGGATTGCAGGTGTTCCGGGGTGATGGTGGGGGAGTCACCTGCTGCAAGCAGCACCTTGTCCATTTCTGCGGCAATGGCGGCGGCCGAGAGGGGAAGGTGCTCCTGGAGCAGGCGCCGGGCCTCGGGGGCGATGGCCTTGCCGGCGGCGGCAAGGATGGCGCGGGCGCGCTCTTCGGCCTGGGCACGGCTCAGCCCCGGATGGCTCCATACCCATCCGCGTTGGGTGGCGGCGGCAAAGCATTTGGCCTTGCGGACCACTTGCGGGATTTTTGGGGCGAGGGAGCGTTCTTTCTTGCTCCACTCCCAATCCACCTCCAGGGCGAAAAAAGGATGGATGCCGGGGCGGCCTTGGCGCAGCAGGGCATCCAGCCGGGACCACACCTCGGCAGGGGCCAGGTGCGCCTGGCGCAGCAGCACGCCGCAGCCTGCCTCCCCCAGGGGAGGGATGGTGAGCTGCTGCCAGTAGCGGTCCGGCAAGGGCTCATCGCCCCAAAAGGAACGCAGGGAAAAGCCCGGAGCAAGACGTTTGCGGGCCTCCTCCAGTATGAGCTCCGCGTCCGGGCAAATGAGAAAGGTAAATGCCATGGACTAGAATTGGGGCTCCAGGCGGTCGGCCAGGCGGCGCATGGCCTCGGCAATGGCGCGCCGGGCGGCGCCTTCTTGGGAACTGAGGCCGCGGAAGGACTCCGCGGTGGTGATGGGGCCCGAGTTCCACACCAGGGCGCCGGTGGCGGCATCCCGCATCAAGAGTTCCAAGGTGATGACCGCCTGCGACTTGAGGGTGATGTCGTCGCGGCCGGTCACCGAGGCCCCGGTGCCGTATTGGATCACCCGCAGGGTGAGCGAGAGGTCGGCGTTTTCCCGCTCTGTCCAAACGATGTCTCCCCGGCGGGAGAGCTCCTCGCGCAGGGCGATGCGGAGCGCCGGGCCCATCCAGGGCTCGGTGCTCGGCTGCTCCACCCGGGCGAGGTACAGACGTTTGCCCCCGCCCGGCAGTTGGAGTGCATTGCGGCCGTGGAGCTGGTAGCCGCAGGCGGCAAGCCCCACCAGCAGCAGACTAACGCACCACCACGTTGACCAGTTTTTTCGGGACCACGATGACCTTGACAACGGTTTTGCCCTCCAGGTGACGTGCGACGTTGGGATCCGCCAAGGCCAGGGTGCGCAGCTCGTCTTCGGAGGCGCTGGCCGGTGCCGTGACCTGACCGCGGAGTTTGCCGTTCACTTGCACCACCACGGTGATTTCGTCCAGCACCAGCGCCGCCGGGTCATAGGTCGGCCATGGGGTGTGGACGAGCATGGTGGTGAAGCCCAGCCGCTGCCAGAGCTCTTCGCTGAGGTGCGGGGCAAAGGGCGAGAGCACCGTGAGCACCGTGGCCACGGCCGAGGAGAGGACCTGCGGGCCGCAGGCCGTGCCGCGCAGCTCGTCCTTGGCGAGGTACAGGGCATTGACCAGCTCCATGAGGGCGGCGATGGCGGTGTTGAACTGGAACTTGTCGTCCAGGTCGTTGGTGGCGCGGCGCACGGTGTCGTGTTCTTTGCGCCGCAGTTCCCGTTCGGCTGGAGTGAGATTTCCCGAGATGGCGGCGCATGCCCCCACCGGGGTGAGGATGTCCGCCAGTTCGTCCACCAGCCGCCAGACGCGCAGCAGAAACCGGTGAGCGCCTTCGATACCCCGGTCGCTCCATTCCAGGTCTTTTTCCGGCGGCGCGGCAAAAAGGCAGAAAAGGCGCACCGTGTCGGCGCCGTAGCGCTCCACCATGGCGTCGGGGTCCACGATATTGCCCTTGGATTTGGACATCTTGGAGCCGTCCAAGAGCACCATGCCCTGGGTGAGCAGGTGGGCGAAGGGCTCGTTGACGGCGAGGTAGCCTTCGTCGCGCAGCGCCTTGGTGAAGAAACGGGCGTAGAGCAGGTGCAAAATGGCGTGTTCGATGCCGCCGATGTACTGGTCCACCGGCAGCCAGGCGTTGGTCACCGCCGGGTCAAAGGGCTGTGATTCGTCGCGGGCGGCCAGGTAGCGGGCAAAGTACCAGGAGGACTCCACAAAGGTGTCCATGGTGTCGGTCTCGCGCCGCGCAGGTCCGCCGCAAGTGGGACAGGTGGTGCGCACGAAGGCGTCGCATTCGGGCAGGGGCGAGCGGCCGTCAGGCCGCACCTGCACGTCCAGGGGCAGTTCCACCGGCAATTGGTCTTCCGGCACCGGCACCACGCCGCAGGCGTCGCAGTAGACCACCGGGATGGGCGCGCCCCAGTAGCGCTGGCGGGAGATGTTCCAGTCCCGCAGGCGGTAGTTCACCGCCCGCCGGCCCAGACCTTTCTCCTCAAGCATGGCGGCGATGGCCTCTTTGGCGGCCTCGGAATCCATGCCGTCAAAGGGCCCGGAATTGGTGAGCACCCCGGGCTCGGTGTAGGCCGCGGTCATGCGGGCAGGGTCCAGATGCTCGCCGCGGGGCTCGATGACCACGGCCAAGGGCAGCTCGTATTTGGCGGCAAAGTCGAAATCGCGCTGGTCATGGGCAGGCACCGCCATGACCGCGCCGGTGCCGTAGCCCATGAGCACGAAGTTGGCCACGTAGATGGGCATGCGCCGGCCGGTCACCGGGTTGATGCAAAAGCGACCGGTGAACATGCCTTCTTTTTCCAGGTCGTCGGCGGCACGCTGGAAGCGATCCATGTTGATGACCTTGCGGCAGAATTCGCGCACCGCCGCTTCCTGCGGCGTGCCGGCAATCAGCCGCTCTACCAGGGGATGCTCCGGAGCCAGGCTCATGAACGTGGCGCCGTAGAGGGTGTCCTGGCGGGTGGTGAACACCGTGACTGCGCCGTCCATATCCTCCAGGGCGAAGTCGATCTCCATGCCGGTGCTCTTGCCGATCCAATGGCGCTGCATGGTAAGCACCCGTTCGGGCCAGCCGCCGGCCAGGGTGTCGAGGTCGGCGAGGAGCTCTTCGGCGTACGCGGTAATGCGCACAAACCACTGTTCCAGTTCCCGCTGCTCCACCAGGGCGTCGCAGCGCCAGCACTTGCCGTCCTCCACCTGTTCGTTGGCGAGCACCGTGTGGCAGCCTGGGCACCAATTGACCGGCGCCTTTTTGCGGTACACCAGCCCCCGGCGCAGGAACTTGAGGAAAAATTCCTGCTCCCAGCGATAGTACTTGGGGTGGCAGGTGGCGATCTCTCGGCTCCAATCGTAGGAATAGCCCATGCGCTTGAGCTGGGCGCGCATGGTGGCGATGTTCTCGTAGGTCCATTTGGCCGGGTGCACGCCGTGCTTGATGGCCGCATTTTCCGCAGGCAGGCCGAAGGCGTCCCAACCCATGGGATGGAACACGGCATGGCCGCGCATGCGCTTGTAGCGGGCGACCACGTCGCCGATGGAGTAGTTGCGCACGTGGCCCATGTGGATGCGCCCCGAAGGGTAGGGGAACATCTCCAAGACGTAGTAGCGATTTTCGGCCGATGCAGGATCAATGGAAAACACCTGATCCTTTTCCCAAATGTCCTGCCATTTGCGTTCGATGGTATGGAAATCGTAGGTTGCCATGGTGACCTCAATGCGAAAAAGCGGTTGAGTTTCCTTCTGCGCCAAAGCGCCCGCAGCCCATGCGGACGAGGGAGTTATGCGCAGGCGGCCTCGTGGAGGGCGAGTGCCTTGCCCGCGGCATTGAGCACGCCGTTGACGAACACCCGTGAGCCTTCTTCCCCAAAGGCTTTCGCCAGCTCCACGGCCTCGTTGACCGCCACCTTGAAGGGGAGATGCATCTGCCGCATCTCAAAGAGCGCTAAACGCAGGATGGCGCGCTCCACCGTGGCGATGCGGGAGAGCTTCCATCCCGTGGCGTGCTGGGCGATGATGGCGTCGAGTTCCTCGTGATGCTGCCACACCCCGCGTACCAGTTCCCAGGCATACGAGCCTTCCCGCTCCAGGTCCGGGCAATTGGCGTCGGCACGGAAGTTGTCGAAGGCCCGGGCAAGGTCCGCCTCGGTCAGGGCCGGGTGGAAGGGCAGGGCGTAGAGGAGCTGCAAGGCGAAACGCCGCTCCCGCTGGCGCTGTTTCACGCGGAAACACCCTCCAGGCCGCGCAGCACCCGCACGGTCTCCAGGGCTGCGGCCGCGGCCTCGGCGCCTTTGTTGCCCGCCTTGCTGCCAGCCCGCTCAATGGCCTGCTCCAGGGAATCGGTGGTGAGCAGGCCAAAGCCGATGGGCATGCCCGTCTCCAGGCTCACATGGGCGATGCCCTTGGTGGCCTCGGCGCACACGTAGTCAAAGTGCGGGGTGGCGCCGCGGATGACCGCGCCCACGCAGACGATGGCATCTACGCCGCCGCGCTGGGCAACGGCCCGGGCCACCAATGGGAGCTCGAAGGCCCCCGGCACCCGGATGAGGGTGAGGTCTTGGCGGGCCGCCCCATGGCGCAGGAGGTAGTCCACGGCTCCTCCCACCAGACGCTCGACGATGAAATCATTGAAACGGCTGGCGATGATCGTGAATTTCAGGCCCGAGGCGTCGAGGACGCCTTCGATGGTGGTGATGTGGTGCATGGAATCCTCCCCAATATTACTGCGCCGAGTCCACGTGGAGCAGGTGGCCGAGTTTGGTGCTCTTGGTGCGCAGGTAGCATTCGTTTTCCGCACAGGCCGGGATCTCGATGGGCACGCGTTCGGTCACCGTGAGGCCGTAGCCTTCCAGACCGATGATCTTCTTGGGATTGTTGGTGAGCAGCCGCATGCTGCGCACCCCAAGGTTGACGAGGATCTGGGCGCCGAGGCCGTAGTCACGCAGGTCGGCTGGAAAGCCCAGTTCCAGGTTGGCCTCCACCGTGTCCCGGCCTTGGTCCTGGAGGTGATAGGCCTTGATCTTGTTGCCAAGGCCAATGCCTCGGCCTTCCTGGCGCATGTAGAGGATGACCCCGCGGCCTTCCTGATCGATCATCTCCATGGCGCGGTGGAGCTGGTTGCCGCAGTCGCAGCGGAGCGAGCCGAAGACATCGCCGGTGAGGCATTCGCTGTGCACCCGTACCAAGACCGGCTCGGGCGTGGTGACGTCGCCTTTGACCAGGGCGATGTGGGTGTGGCTGTCGATGTCGTTTTCAAAGGCAATGATGGTGAATTCCCCATGGCAGGTGGGCATGCGCGCTTCCGCCACGCGGCGTACGAGCGAGTCCTTGCGGCAGCGGTAGGCGATGAGATCCTCGATGGTGGCGATCTTGAGCCCGTGCTCGGCGGCGAACTTCTCCAGATCCGGCATGCGCGCCATGGTGCCGTCGTCGTTCATGATCTCGCAGATGACCGCCGCACCCTTGAGGCCAGCGAGCCGCGCCAGGTCCACCGAGCCTTCGGTCTGGCCGGCGCGCACGAGCACCCCACCCTCGCGGGCGCGGAGGGGAAAGATGTGTCCTGGGGTGGAGAGGTCTTCAGGAGTGGTGTCATCGGCCACGGCGGTCTGGATAGTGAGCGCCCGGTCGTGGGCGGAGATGCCGGTGGTCACGCCGTGACGGGCTTCGATGGACACCGTAAAATTAGTGCCGAACTTGGACGTGTTGCGCCGGGTCATGAGGGGGAGCTGGAGCTTGTCCACCAGGGCCGGCTCCAAGGCCAGACAGATGAGTCCCCGGCCGTATTTGGCCATGAAGTTGATGACCGCCGGGGTCACCTTTTCCGCGGCGATGGTGAGATCGCCTTCGTTTTCCCGGTCTTCGTCATCCACGAGAATGATCATCTTTCCGTTGCGGATGTCTTCGATGGCTTCTTCGATGGTGCATTTCATAGTGCAATATCTCCTTGCCCGAAGGCGTTCGGTCAAAATCCGTGCTGGCGCAGGAAGTCTTCGGTGATGGTCGAGGCGCGGGGCGCAGCAGACGCCCGCCATGGCGCAAGCATGCGGGCCACATATTTGCCGATGAGGTCGGTCTCCAGGTTGACCTTGGTCCCGACCCGCCAGTGGGCAATGGTGGTTTCCTGCCAGGTGGCGGGAATGACGTTTACTTCCAAAAAGTCGGCGCCGCAATCATTGACCGTGAGGCTCACCCCGTCCAGGGCGACAGAGCCTTTGGGGATGATTTCCGCGCTCACCGCTGGGTCAAAGGTGATGCGCACCACGTGGGATTCGCCTGCTTGGGTGATGCCTATCACCTGGGCTACGGTGTCCACATGCCCGGAGACCAGATGCCCGCCCAGTCGGTCACCCAGGGCCAGGGCCCGCTCCAGGTTGACGAGGCTTCCGCGGGAAAGGAGCCCAAGGGTGGTGACTTCCAGGGTCTTGGCGGAGGCGTAGGCCACGAAGGCCGGCCCTTTGGTGGTCTCCACCGTGAGACAGACCCCGTTGACCGCGATGGATTCGCCCAGCTGGTAAGGGGTGAAGTCCTGCTTGGGGGTGATGGTGAGGCGTGCTTGCGAGCCGGAGCGGACGACCTCGGTGACCGTGCCGATGGAGGCGATGATACCGGTAAACATGGCTTAGGAGGGGCGCAGCTGCAGGAGGAGGTCCGGGGGAAGCGTGCGGATGGCCGCAAGGCGCAGCGAGATGGCCTCGGCCATGGAGTGCACGGTGCGCCCCTGAAAAGAGGCCGGGGCGGCGCCGTCGCCCAGTATCCGGGGGCTCACAACGAGCAGGATCTCGTCGGCAAGGCCGGTGGCAAGCAGACTCGCCGCCAGGGTGCCGCCTCCTTCCGCGAGCACGTGGTGGCAGCCGTGCTCGTGGCGCAAAAGCGTCAGCCCGGCGGCAAGATCGATGCCTGTGGCGTCTTCGGCCAAGCCGTAGACCCGGCAGCCCAAGTCGAGGAGGAGCGTTGCCCGCTGGGAGCGGCTCTCCGCTTCGGAAGTGAGGAAAATGGTGCGCTCCGGGGTGTGACGTAGCAGCGTCAGGGGGGCATCCGCTGCCGGCAGGCGCCGGGTGACCACCACGGCCCAGGGCTGAGGCCCCTGGTGACGGGGGTGCCGGCAGGTGAGCTGCGGATTGTCCGCCCGCAAGGTGCCACCGCCCACGAGTACGGCCCCCACACGGCTGCGCAGGCGATGCACCCAGCGCTGGGCCCGCAGGCCGGAGATGGCCCCGGGAATCCCTGGCCGGGGGGCGATCTTGCCATCGAGGGTCTGGGCGAGCTTGAGTAGGATGTACGGCCGTGGGCTAGTTTGCCATAGGCGAAAATCCGCGATGAGATCCCGGCAGTCGTCTTCCAGGACGCCATGGATCACCTCGACTCCCGCGGCCTGCAGCCGCTCGATGCCGCCTGCGGCCTGGGGATTGGGGTCGCGGGTGCCGACGACCACCCGACGGATGCCAGCAGCGAGGATGGCCTCGGTGCACGGCGGGGTTTTGCCGTGGTGGTTGCAGGGCTCTAGGGTGACGTAGAGGGTGCAGCGGGACAGGTCTTCCCCACGGCGTCGGGCGTGGGCGATGGCATTCACTTCCGCGTGGGGGCCGCCGAAGCGCTCATGCCATCCCCGGGCAACGACGTTGCCATCGCGCACCAGTACCGCGCCCACGCAGGGATTGGGGGCGGTGTGCCCAAAGCCGAGGCGCGCCACGGCCGCGGCTTTGGCCATAAAATGCGGGTGATCAGCGCGCAGGGCCATGGTCCTCCCTTGGGCACGCGGCAGGTGCGGGGTCGAACTCCAGGCGCTGGTGGGGGATGCCGGCTTCAGCGAGCATCTCGAGGGACAGGGGGTCTGGGTAGCCTTCGGTATAGTAGATGGCCGCCACGCGGCAGTTGATGAGCATCTTGGTACACAGGACGCACGGCTGGGTGGTGCAGTAGACCGTGGCCCCTTCCAGGCAGATGCCATGGAGCGCTGCCTGGATGATGACGTTCTGCTCCGCGTGCAGTCCTCGGCACAGCTCATGGCGCTCTCCCGAAGGCACGCCGAGGCGTTCCCGCAAGCAGCCCAGATCCAGGCAATGGGCCACCCCGGAGGGAGCGCCGTTGTAGCCGGTGGCGAGGATACGTTTGTCTTTGACCGCCACGGCACCGACCTTGCGGCGCAGGCACGTGGACCGTTCCGCCACCAGGTGGGCGATGCGCAGAAAGTATTGGGGCCAGGACAGTCGGTGATCCATGGGCAAAAGCGGGCGCGGCGACGCGCGCCTTCAAGGTTACCAGGCAAAGAGCGGGAACTCACGGGCGAAGCGTTCCACCTGACGGCGGATGGCTTCGAGCCGGGAGTCGTTGTCCATGTTTTCCAATACCTCCACGATCCACGTGGCCACTTGGCGCATCTCGGCCTCTTTCATGCCGCGGGTGGTGAGCGCAGGCGTGCCGATGCGAATGCCCGAGGTCACGAAGGGCGAGCGGGTGTCGAAGGGCACGGCGTTCTTGTTGACCGTGATGCCGGCGCGATCCAAGGCATGCTCGGCGTCTTTGCCGGTGATCCCCTTGCGGGTGAGGTCCACCAGCATGAGGTGGTTGTCCGTGCCGCCGGAGACCAGGTCAAAGCCGGCATTCACCAGTTCCTGGGCCAGGGTTTGGGCATTGGCGATGACCTGGCGCTGGTAGTCCACGAAGCTGGGCTGCAGGGCTTCCAGGAAGGCCACCGCCTTGGCCGCGATGACGTGCATGAGGGGGCCGCCTTGAATGCCGGGGAAGATCTGGGAATTGAGGGTCTTCCCGAGGTCTTCGGCGGCGAGGATCATGCCGCCGCGGGGGCCGCGCAGGGTCTTGTGGGTGGTGGTGGTGGTGACGTGGGCGTAGGGGATGGGCGAGGGGTGCAGCCCTGCGGCCACCAGGCCGGCGATATGGGCCATGTCCACCACCAGGGCCGCGCCGCAGGCATCGGCAATGGCGCGGAAGCGGGCAAAGTCGATGGTGCGCGGGTAGGCACTGGCCCCGGCCACGATGACCTTGGGTTGGTGCTCTAGGGCCAGACGTTCCACTTCGTCGTAGTCGATGCAGCCGGTGTCCTGGCGCACGCCGTAGGCCACGATCTTGTAGAGCTTGCCGGAGAAGTTCACCGGACTGCCGTGGGTGAGGTGCCCGCCGTGGGCGAGATTCATGCCGAGCAGGGTATCCCCCGGACTCATGAGGGCAAAATAGGCGGCCATGTTGGCCTGGGAGCCGGAGTGGGGCTGGACGTTGGCGTAGCCGGCGTGAAAGAGCCGTTTGGCTCGGTCGATGGCCATGTCTTCGGCCATGTCCACGAACTCGCAGCCGCCGTAGTAGCGCTTGCCGGGATAGCCTTCCGCGTACTTATGGGTCATGACGCTGCCCATGGCCTGACGCACGGCAGCGGAGGTGAAGTTTTCCGAGGCGATGAGTTCGAGCTTGGTGAGCTGGCGGGTGGTCTCCAGCTCAATGGCCTTGGCGATTTGGGGGTCCTGACGCAAGAGTTCGTCCATGGCGCATCCTCGTGGGGCAAAAGGTCAGCCGGCAAAGCGGCGGAAAAGGAGAGAGGCGTTGGTGCCGCCAAACCCAAAGGAATTGGACATCCCTATTGTCACCGGCACTTCCCGGGCGGTGTTGGGGGTGTAGTCCAGGTCGCAGTCCGGGTCGGGT
It encodes the following:
- a CDS encoding riboflavin synthase; protein product: MFTGIIASIGTVTEVVRSGSQARLTITPKQDFTPYQLGESIAVNGVCLTVETTKGPAFVAYASAKTLEVTTLGLLSRGSLVNLERALALGDRLGGHLVSGHVDTVAQVIGITQAGESHVVRITFDPAVSAEIIPKGSVALDGVSLTVNDCGADFLEVNVIPATWQETTIAHWRVGTKVNLETDLIGKYVARMLAPWRASAAPRASTITEDFLRQHGF
- the ribD gene encoding bifunctional diaminohydroxyphosphoribosylaminopyrimidine deaminase/5-amino-6-(5-phosphoribosylamino)uracil reductase RibD: MALRADHPHFMAKAAAVARLGFGHTAPNPCVGAVLVRDGNVVARGWHERFGGPHAEVNAIAHARRRGEDLSRCTLYVTLEPCNHHGKTPPCTEAILAAGIRRVVVGTRDPNPQAAGGIERLQAAGVEVIHGVLEDDCRDLIADFRLWQTSPRPYILLKLAQTLDGKIAPRPGIPGAISGLRAQRWVHRLRSRVGAVLVGGGTLRADNPQLTCRHPRHQGPQPWAVVVTRRLPAADAPLTLLRHTPERTIFLTSEAESRSQRATLLLDLGCRVYGLAEDATGIDLAAGLTLLRHEHGCHHVLAEGGGTLAASLLATGLADEILLVVSPRILGDGAAPASFQGRTVHSMAEAISLRLAAIRTLPPDLLLQLRPS
- a CDS encoding cytidine/deoxycytidylate deaminase family protein, with product MDHRLSWPQYFLRIAHLVAERSTCLRRKVGAVAVKDKRILATGYNGAPSGVAHCLDLGCLRERLGVPSGERHELCRGLHAEQNVIIQAALHGICLEGATVYCTTQPCVLCTKMLINCRVAAIYYTEGYPDPLSLEMLAEAGIPHQRLEFDPAPAACPREDHGPAR
- the glyA gene encoding serine hydroxymethyltransferase; translated protein: MDELLRQDPQIAKAIELETTRQLTKLELIASENFTSAAVRQAMGSVMTHKYAEGYPGKRYYGGCEFVDMAEDMAIDRAKRLFHAGYANVQPHSGSQANMAAYFALMSPGDTLLGMNLAHGGHLTHGSPVNFSGKLYKIVAYGVRQDTGCIDYDEVERLALEHQPKVIVAGASAYPRTIDFARFRAIADACGAALVVDMAHIAGLVAAGLHPSPIPYAHVTTTTTHKTLRGPRGGMILAAEDLGKTLNSQIFPGIQGGPLMHVIAAKAVAFLEALQPSFVDYQRQVIANAQTLAQELVNAGFDLVSGGTDNHLMLVDLTRKGITGKDAEHALDRAGITVNKNAVPFDTRSPFVTSGIRIGTPALTTRGMKEAEMRQVATWIVEVLENMDNDSRLEAIRRQVERFAREFPLFAW